The following coding sequences are from one Cervus canadensis isolate Bull #8, Minnesota chromosome 4, ASM1932006v1, whole genome shotgun sequence window:
- the SPARC gene encoding SPARC encodes MRAWIFFLLCLAGRALAAPQQEALPDETEVVEETVAEVAEVPVGANPVQVEVGEFDEGAEETEEEVVAENPCQNHHCKHGKVCELDENNTPMCVCQDPTSCPAPIGEFEKVCSNDNKTFDSSCHFFATKCTLEGTKKGHKLHLDYIGPCKYIPPCLDSELTEFPLRMRDWLKNVLVTLYERDEDNNLLTEKQKLRVKKIHENEKRLEAGDHPVELLARDFEKNYNMYIFPVHWQFGQLDQHPIDGYLSHTELAPLRAPLIPMEHCTTRFFETCDLDNDKYIALDEWAGCFGIKEKDIDKDLVI; translated from the exons ATGAGGGCCTGgatcttctttctcctttgcctggcCGGGAGGGCCTTGGCAGCCCCT CAACAGGAAGCCTTGCCTGATGAGACAGAGGTGGTGGAAGAAACCGTGGCCGAGGTGGCCGAG gTACCCGTGGGAGCCAACCCCGTCCAGGTGGAAGTAGGAGAATTCGATGAGGGTGCCGAGGAAACTGAGGAAGAGGTGGTGGCTGAGA ACCCCTGCCAGAACCACCACTGCAAACACGGCAAGGTGTGCGAACTGGACGAGAACAATACCCCCATGTGCGTGTGCCAGGACCCCACCAGCTGCCCTGCCCCCATCGGCGAGTTTGAGAAG GTGTGCAGCAATGACAACAAGACCTTCGACTCTTCCTGCCACTTCTTTGCCACCAAGTGCACACTTGAGGGCACCAAGAAGGGCCACAAACTCCACCTGGACTACATCGGACCTTGCAAAT ACATCCCCCCCTGCCTGGACTCCGAGCTGACTGAATTCCCACTGCGCATGCGCGACTGGCTCAAGAACGTCCTGGTCACGCTGTACGAGAGGGACGAGGACAACAACCTCCTGACCGAGAAGCAGAAGCTGCGA GTGAAGAAGATCCACGAGAACGAGAAGCGCCTGGAGGCTGGCGACCACCCCGTGGAGCTGCTGGCCCGGGACTTCGAGAAGAACTACAACATGTACATCTTCCCGGTGCACTGGCAGTTTGGGCAGCTGGATCAGCACCCCATTGACGG GTACCTGTCTCACACCGAGCTGGCCCCACTGCGCGCCCCCCTTATCCCCATGGAACACTGCACCACCCGCTTTTTCGAGACCTGTGACCTGGACAACGACAAATACATTGCCCTGGACGAGTGGGCCGGCTGCTTCGGCATCAAGGAGA AGGACATCGACAAGGACCTCGTGATCTAA